A genomic stretch from Chryseobacterium oryzae includes:
- a CDS encoding helix-turn-helix domain-containing protein, which yields MIEGLLPDKNFPIGILPQNIIAWTVGIVVAYHFLVFLKTEYHVEFHKKDIPLNAIGMVALLLFVLLFILPYTITKSIEQSRVFFVAFFLIALFIANLFFVRQLYYRMKKEKNMFLKTHSFNGIMGFAGLFSLPFTILAFGDNQLIEQTAFSFGFFAVSIDYFFYYKRKEEFKKTVSFESLTNREGEILKIMLENPELKYAQLSDMLNISEKTLSTHLSNIYKKTDLNSKKDIEELSESFRRSVVA from the coding sequence TTGATAGAAGGCTTACTTCCTGATAAAAACTTCCCAATTGGAATTCTTCCTCAAAATATCATCGCCTGGACAGTAGGAATTGTAGTCGCCTATCATTTTTTAGTGTTTCTGAAAACTGAATACCATGTAGAATTTCATAAAAAAGATATTCCGCTGAACGCAATTGGGATGGTTGCGCTATTACTTTTTGTTCTGCTTTTTATACTTCCTTACACCATTACAAAATCAATCGAACAGTCTAGAGTTTTTTTTGTAGCGTTCTTTCTAATTGCGCTCTTCATTGCGAATCTATTTTTTGTAAGACAACTGTACTACAGAATGAAAAAAGAAAAGAACATGTTTCTAAAAACTCATTCATTCAATGGAATCATGGGTTTTGCCGGACTTTTCTCTTTGCCTTTCACCATATTGGCTTTTGGAGATAATCAGCTAATTGAACAAACGGCATTCAGTTTTGGATTTTTTGCGGTATCGATTGATTATTTCTTTTACTATAAAAGAAAGGAGGAGTTCAAGAAAACTGTTTCATTTGAAAGCCTAACAAATAGGGAAGGGGAAATCTTGAAAATAATGCTGGAAAATCCGGAATTAAAATATGCGCAACTCAGCGATATGCTTAATATTTCTGAAAAAACCCTTTCGACTCATCTTTCCAATATTTACAAGAAAACAGATCTCAACAGTAAAAAAGATATTGAGGAGTTAAGCGAAAGTTTCAGAAGGTCTGTTGTAGCTTAA